The following coding sequences are from one Nilaparvata lugens isolate BPH chromosome 6, ASM1435652v1, whole genome shotgun sequence window:
- the LOC120351783 gene encoding uncharacterized protein LOC120351783 codes for MSKKNDEKSSQNVGMILNIGRQRPLYHEQFEYLQSFENANFISADWAKLAASAVQPSPTTCKVSRLLIPVQCDKLVKLIECQDEFKKFDKNVEYGMERLDVDGEEEEEERKEEEEEEEKKKKVKRKSAISSVVKGVVAKLVDTVVADEEDLNLDKVVSQRRVSRELKRLNASLIEVEEEAARPPDDADNNLAKVKKEYHQTVFMKKDKIIFMKGNNKRARRCPMKLDDHVFEVGEENEVEEEATKRSRIDPAKEYNTDLIRQVEASVEHELSNPPIRDCFVKLVKAKLDQLQKPSPIVNDSDETSENPTPIVNNSEENYVEEICSLPKFNLKVPEHVTRPPLYKIGSTNDVGPSKCKKRKIEESEMVNSSPLSSIVRTKDLNGLKLGSLSSNSDLPAVQQKRVLLNNNSSHNSKDVPDAQKRIKTLKPVLTPRKIDQQPTIPSPDKDGSPKRIKTLQPALPSHDKDGSPKRIKTLQPALPSPGQDGSPKLIKTLQPALPSPGQDGSPKRIKTLQPALPSPGKDGSPQCIKTLQPALPSPGKDRSPKRFKTLQPALPTPGQDGSSKRIKTLQPALPSPGQDGSPKRIKTEVRFKEIAGDFEKTTYNNKDVVSRSQYEFGIHILKRDSVSEMVYMPYAYDMKHNEDGYFGMYFHRGSPDTVMVGPFQMNEDPQIFVHRGRNPVCVTLANKWCEDKDFLDTFWNCHNKVLLKHIVKYAYANRAYVYKTRKPQPKFINIIRRSLYVSNHQTLNSTRNLCAEPAPPVELESTESKKVDVDPVEDGEKNRVRSLRPAPPVELESTESKKVDVDPLEDGENTQVRSLKKAEAENPETGDQLVNDNGCEPEAGTPNKDGECTTDKVKEAKRESKSVTPISEQPTLSDHLIEKERQFFEFARKLNTLALNSVKLSIKNNEMNQSVKDNVELTSVAKKKKKTVTFADELLLVMPESPKKVDADTELVEQNSLPVRKDVKIVGFDKGNPEVIEKNNAAEIDSHLIKQNALSVRKDLEIKKHFNKIEIKNKNAVEAGGRDFDIIIRNVDEKGKVVSEVEKKSNAAEIDSCLVRKNAISVRKDLEIVRKGDKVDHTSNNRKDTNPIEPKVIETIDLCESEPTVPNVTLTETRAEPTERDMSKKSAKVAKSIEKQPKVERKIYPTIGFRKIEPKPTTLFFDKGTSKMFFRVDNAKSILNLEKLQTPNSAKQTEAVEVHNPVITTRTQAKKPATNQNQQQIKTSNKSTQAKKPATNQNQQQINQQQVIEPTKSTNQVQVLPTTSSSAASKFTIKMQAKNPATKVIEPPKSTNQVQVLPTTSSSAASKFTIQFQTRNPATNKIPSTKVIETTNSTNKDQCLPKVIQIPRFLIPNAANGSPIQIQALPKLIQIPRILNPNAATKQSFGPQYLLLSPLTDGQEKKFSIQHLIPYDDDDTPQSAGEKSVGLTKQNPSDKPMAHVVQIDGKKFLQSLPSTSSLSATEIQSMLSKGNNKVLITMGKTDKLVSLQNNQSVVRLTKTLGLQATQSPTNSIQPPSSSLNLPSDASKLTTTVTLKEAPSISISNLAEKSVSQPTSVQKVTPPEKVSPFKVVVVSNHAEKTSESTKSHEKSPKVSKGNQTNLPKVTIKTIPKKVSVTDYAENTSDIQSLEKQPELPKGNQTKVPKVSTETPKEVSPLEASIMNHHENTSHPTNTPKEVSTPEASIMNHHENTPDPTNTPKEVSPLETSIMNHHENTSHPTNTPKEVSTLEASIMNHHENTPDPTNTPKEVSPLETSIMNHHENTSDPTNTPKEVPPLEASITTHPENTTEPIKSPEETTQQEKTEFEVIEALKNNPEYMLSFGLSFSNDW; via the exons atgtcGAAAAAGAACGATGAAAAGTCATCCCAGAACGTGGGCATGATATTGAACATCGGCCGGCAAAGACCCCTCTACCATGAGCAGTTTGAATATTTGCAAAGTTTTGAGAACGCCAACTTCATCAGTGCGGACTGGGCGAAACTGGCTGCTTCCGCCGTGCAGCCCTCACCAACCACCTGCAAGGTGTCCCGTTTACTAATCCCTGTGCAATGTGACAAGCTGGTCAAACTGATCGAGTGTCAAGATGAGTTTAAAAAGTTCGACAAGAATGTGGAGTATGGAATGGAGAGGCTTGATGTGGAtggtgaggaagaggaggaagagaggaaggaagaggaggaggaggaggagaagaagaagaaagtgaaaCGGAAATCAGCAATCAGTTCTGTAGTGAAAGGCGTCGTCGCTAAACTTGTCGATACTGTAGTTGCAGACGAAGAGGATCTAAATCTTGATAAAGTAGTGTCTCAACGTCGTGTCAGCAGGGAACTGAAACGACTGAATGCTAGTCTCAttgaggtggaagaggaggcaGCCAGACCCCCAGATGATGCCGACAATAACCTAGCCAAAGTCAAAAAAGAGTACCACCAAACTGTTTTCATGAAGAAGGACAAAATTATCTTTATGAAGGGTAATAATAAGCGGGCTAGAAGGTGTCCGATGAAGTTGGATGACCATGTCTTTGAAGTGGGAGAAGAaaatgaggtggaggaggaggccACAAAGCGTAGTAGAATAGACCCCGCCAAAGAGTACAATACTGACTTGATCAGGCAGGTGGAAGCAAGTGTAGAACACGAGCTGTCCAATCCACCTATCAGAGATTGCTTCGTGAAACTAGTCAAGGCTAAATTAGACCAACTTCAAAAACCGAGTCCAATTGTAAATGATTCAGATGAAACCTCTGAAAACCCGACTCCAATTGTAAATAATTCTGAAGAAAACTACGTTGAAGAAATTTGTAGTTTACCTAAGTTCAATCTAAAGGTTCCAGAACATGTGACACGACCACCTCTTTATAAAATTGGAAGCACAAATGATGTGGGTCCTTCAAAATGCAAGAAGAGGAAAATTGAGGAGAGTGAAATGGTTAATTCCAGCCCATTGTCAAGCATTGTTAGAACCAAAGATTTGAATGGTTTGAAACTGGGATCACTTTCGAGTAACTCAGATTTGCCAGCAGTGCAACAGAAACGCGTTTTGTTGAACAATAACTCATCTCATAACTCCAAAGATGTACCTGACGCTCAGAAGCGCATTAAAACATTGAAACCTGTACTTACCCCAAGAAAAATTGATCAGCAACCAACAATACCCTCCCCTGACAAAGATGGATCTCCTAAACGTATTAAAACTCTGCAACCAGCGTTACCCTCCCATGACAAAGACGGATCTCCTAAACGTATTAAAACTCTGCAACCAGCGTTACCCTCTCCTGGCCAAGACGGATCTCCAAAACTTATTAAAACTCTGCAACCAGCGTTACCCTCTCCTGGCCAAGACGGATCTCCAAAACGTATTAAAACTCTGCAACCAGCGTTACCCTCTCCTGGCAAAGATGGATCTCCACAATGTATTAAAACTCTGCAACCAGCGTTGCCCTCTCCTGGCAAAGACAGGTCTCCTAAACGTTTTAAAACTCTGCAACCAGCGTTACCCACTCCTGGCCAAGACGGATCATCAAAACGTATTAAAACTCTGCAACCAGCGTTACCCTCTCCTGGCCAAGACGGATCTCCAAAACGTATTAAAACTGAAGTTCGGTTCAAGGAAATTGCGGGCGACTTTGAAAAGACAACTTACAATAACAAAGATGTTGTGAGTCGCTCGCAGTATGAGTTTGGCATTCACATTCTGAAAAGGGACAGTGTCAGTGAAATGGTGTATATGCCGTATGCGTATGACATGAAGCACAATGAGGATGGGTATTTCGGCATGTATTTTCATCGTGGCTCACCCGACACTGTGATGGTGGGACCGTTTCAAATGAACGAAGACCCCCAGATATTTGTACACCGgggtcgcaatccagtgtgtgTCACACTGGCCAACAAATGGTGTGAGGACAAAGATTTCCTTGACACGTTTTGGAACTGCCACAACAAAGTCCTTTTGAAACATATCGTGAAATATGCCTATGCAAATCGTGCCTATGTCTACAAGACACGGAAGCCACAACCTAAATTTATAAACATCATCAGGAGATCACTGTATGTTTCCAATCATCAGACCTTGAATTCTACAAGAAACTTGTGTGCCGAACCAGCTCCACCGGTTGAACTAGAAAGTACGGAGTCAAAGAAAGTTGATGTCGATCCAGTTGAAGATGGTGAAAAAAATCGAGTCAGATCTTTGAGACCAGCTCCACCGGTTGAACTAGAAAGTACGGAGTCAAAGAAAGTTGATGTCGATCCACTTGAAGATGGTGAAAACACTCAAGTCAGATCTTTGAAAAAGGCAGAAGCTGAAAACCCGGAAACTGGTGACCAACTTGTGAACGACAATGGATGTGAGCCTGAAGCTGGAACACCGAACAAGGATGGAGAATGTACTACAGATAAAGTTAAAGAGGCAAAGAGAGAGTCTAAATCAGTAACCCCGATTTCTGAGCAGCCCACACTATCTGACCATctaatagagaaagagagacagtTCTTTGAGTTTGCTAGGAAGCTGAACACTTTGGCGCTAAATAGTGTGAAGCTGTCCATCAAAAATAACGAAATGAACCAGTCAGTCAAAGATAATGTGGAGCTCACCTCTGTTgctaaaaagaaaaagaagacagtGACTTTTGCAGATGAATTGTTGTTAGTCATGCCTGAGTCTCCTAAGAAAGTTGATGCTGATACTGAACTTGTAGAACAAAATTCCCTACCTGTACGCAAAGATGTCAAAATCGTTGGATTTGATAAAGGGAATCCAGaagttattgagaaaaataatgcTGCAGAAATCGATAGTCACTTGATAAAACAAAATGCATTATCTGTACGCAAagatttagaaatcaaaaaacatttcaacaaaatagaaattaaaaataagaatgCAGTGGAAGCAGGAGGAAGAGACTTTGATATAATCATTAGAAATGTGGATGAGAAAGGAAAAGTTGTTTCAGAAGTCGAGAAGAAAAGTAATGCTGCTGAAATTGATAGTTGCTTGGTAAGGAAAAATGCTATATCTGTACGCAAAGATTTAGAAATAGTTAGAAAAGGTG ataaagttgaccACACTTCTAACAATAGAAAGGATACGAATCCAATTGAGCCAAAGGTTATCGAAACAATTGACCTGTGCGAGAGTGAACCAACTGTTCCAA ATGTCACGTTGACAGAAACTCGTGCTGAGCCCACTGAGCGTGACATGAGTAAAAAAAGTGCAAAAGTTGCAAAAAGTATTGAAAAGCAACCTAAAGTGGAAAGAAAAATTTACCCTACAATTGGCTTCCGAAAGATAGAGCCAAAACCCACTACTCTCTTTTTCGACAAAGGTAcgtcaaaaatgtttttccgagTCGATAACGCTAAAAGCATACTCAATCTCGAAAAACTTCAGACACCGAATTCCGCCAAACAAACTGAAGCAGTTGAAGTGCATAACCCTGTAATCACAACACGAACTCAAGCTAAAAAACCAGCAACAAATCAAAACCAGCAACAAATCAAAACCAGCAACAAATCAACTCAAGCTAAAAAACCAGCAACAAATCAAAACCAGCAACAAATCAACCAGCAACAAGTCATTGAACCTACTAAGTCGACCAACCAAGTTCAAGTCCTACCAACTACAAGTTCGAGTGCTGCATCTAAATTCACTATAAAAATGCAAGCTAAAAATCCAGCAACAAAAGTCATTGAACCTCCTAAGTCGACCAACCAAGTTCAAGTCCTACCAACTACAAGTTCGAGTGCAGCATCTAAATTCACTATACAATTTCAAACCAGAAATCCAGCAACAAATAAAATTCCATCAACAAAAGTCATTGAAACTACTAATTCGACGAACAAAGATCAATGCCTACCAAAAGTCATTCAAATACCCAGATTTTTAATTCCAAACGCAGCAAATGGTTCCCCCATACAAATTCAAGCCCTACCAAAACTCATTCAAATACCTAGAATTTTAAACCCAAACGCAGCAACCAAACAAAGTTTCGGTCCACAATATTTGCTATTGTCTCCGTTAACAGATGGTCAAGAGAAAAAGTTCTCCATACAGCATCTGATACcgtatgatgatgatgatacgcCTCAGTCGGCTGGTGAGAAATCGGTCGGACTAACGAAGCAGAACCCTTCAGACAAACCAATGGCTCACGTGGTACAAATTGATGGCAAAAAGTTTCTACAATCACTGCCCAGTACTTCATCACTGTCTGCCACAGAAATACAGAGTATGTTGAGTAAGGGAAATAATAAAGTCCTGATAACGATGGGGAAGACTGACAAGTTGGTGTCTTTGCAAAATAATCAAAGTGTGGTGAGGTTGACTAAAACACTTGGACTGCAGGCAACTCAATCGCCTACAAACAGCATTCAACCTCCATCATCTTCTCTTAATTTACCAAGTGATGCGTCCAAGTTAACAACGACTGTAACACTGAAGGAAGCTCCATCAATATCAATCTCGAATCTTGCTGAAAAGTCAGTGAGTCAACCAACTTCTGTACAGAAAGTAACACCACCAGAAAAAGTTTCACCATTCAAAGTAGTTGTTGTCTCAAATCATGCAGAAAAAACGTCAGAATCAACCAAAAGCCATGAAAAATCACCGAAAGTGTCTAAAGGCAACCAAACTAACTTACCGAAAGTAACGATTAAAACAATTCCGAAAAAAGTTTCAGTCACTGATTATGCTGAAAATACGTCGGATATACAAAGCCTCGAAAAACAACCGGAATTGCCTAAAGGCAACCAAACCAAGGTACCGAAAGTATCGACTGAGACTCCGAAAGAAGTTTCACCACTCGAAGCATCCATCAtgaatcatcatgaaaatacgTCACATCCAACAAATACTCCGAAAGAAGTTTCTACACCTGAAGCATCCATCAtgaatcatcatgaaaatacgCCAGATCCAACAAATACTCCAAAAGAAGTTTCACCACTGGAAACATCCATCAtgaatcatcatgaaaatacgTCACATCCAACAAATACTCCGAAAGAAGTTTCTACACTTGAAGCATCCATCAtgaatcatcatgaaaatacgCCAGATCCAACAAATACTCCAAAAGAAGTTTCACCACTTGAAACATCCATCAtgaatcatcatgaaaatacgTCAGATCCAACAAATACTCCGAAAGAAGTTCCACCACTGGAAGCATCCATCACGACTCATCCTGAAAATACGACAGAACCAATAAAAAGTCCCGAGGAAACTACACAGCAAGAGAAGACCGAATTTGAAGTGATTGAAGCTTTAAAGAACAATCCGGAGTATATGTTATCTTTCGGGTTATCTTTTAGTAATGATTGGTaa